The Erigeron canadensis isolate Cc75 chromosome 4, C_canadensis_v1, whole genome shotgun sequence genome window below encodes:
- the LOC122596371 gene encoding high mobility group B protein 13-like produces the protein MADIATAEQIHVPTKKKTRKPLNPLTLSQNESNIVTGSISQPSLILQNSAGKENVDPLSQNKSLKTKKSSKSKKPIQPEVTFEKEFQEMQVKLEKMTLEKQQVEEMLKLKEQELESCNEEQKKVKLELKKLQKMKEFKPTVTLPLLQSVKDKDQVTKKKKGGQDTKKPATPYIMWCKEHWTEVKNENPDAEFSEIASILGGKWKMVTPEEKKPYEEKYQIEKVVYSKIVDNEKRENEAMKLLNEEQKQKTAMELLEQYMQFKQEAENEGDNKKNKKEKDPLKPKRPESAYFLFIKERRAALIAENKSVVEIAKITGEEWKNMTEEQKSHYEKIAKANNVKYTQEMEVYKQNKEEEAEIAKKEEDELLKVLKQEALQLLRKKEKTETIIKKTKDKKNKKKEEKKNKRIDDPSKPKRPPSSFLLFSKETRKDLSKEKPGISNAQLTALISVKWKDLSEEQKQKWNSEAAEAMEIYKKEIAEYNKNAAEIPNDN, from the exons ATGGCCGATATTGCAACCGCTGAACAGATCCACGTTCCGACAAAGAAGAAAACCCGAAAGCCACTGAACCCACTAACCCTTTCACAAAATGAATCCAATATCGTCACAGGATCGATCTCTCAGCCATCATTGATACTGCAGAACTCTGCAGGTAAAGAAAACGTGGATCCCCTTTCACAAAACAAATCTCTAAAAACCAagaaatcatcaaaatcaaaaaagcCAATACAACCGGAAGTCACATTCGAAAAAGAATTTCAAGAAATGCAAGTGAAACTTGAAAAGATGACACTCGAGAAACAACAGGTTGAAGAGATGTTGAAATTGAAGGAACAAGAACTCGAGTCTTGTAACGAAGAACAAAAAAAGGTTAAATTGGAGCTTAAAAAGTTGCAGAAAATGAAAGAATTCAAACCCACTGTG ACACTGCCCCTTTTGCAATCTGTGAAAGACAAAGATCAAGTGACCAAGAAGAAGAAGGGTGGCCAAGATACTAAAAAGCCAGCAACTCCTTACATTATGTGGTGCAAGGAGCATTGGACTGAG GTGAAGAACGAAAACCCAGATGCAGAGTTCAGTGAAATAGCAAGCATTTTGGGTGGGAAATGGAAGATGGTAACGCCTGAAGAGAAAAAGCCTTATGAGGAGAAATATCAGATTGAGAAGGTGGTGTATTCGAAAATTGTGGACAACgaaaagagagaaaatgaaGCTATGAAGCTCTTGAATGAAGAACAGAAGCAGAAAACAGCTATGGAGTTGCTTGAGCAATATATGCAGTTTAAACAAGAAGCTGAGAATGAGGGAGATAACAAGAAGAACAA GAAGGAGAAAGATCCATTGAAGCCAAAACGTCCAGAGTCTGcgtatttcttgtttataaaggAGAGGCGCGCTGCTTTGATTGCTGAAAATAAGAGTGTTGTGGAG ATTGCTAAGATAACAGGAGAAGAATGGAAGAACATGACAGAGGAGCAAAAATCTCACTATGAAAAAATAGCAAAGGCGAATAATGTAAAATATACACAAGAAATGGAAGTTTACAAGCAGAATAAAGAAGAGGAAGCTGAAATAGCCAAGAAGGAAGAAGATGagcttttgaaagttttaaagCAGGAAGCTTTACAGTTGCttagaaaaaaagagaaaaccGAAACCATCATTAAG AAGACAAAAGATAAGAAGAACAAAAAGAAGGAAGAGAAGAAAAACAAGAGAATCGATGATCCTAGCAAGCCCAAGCGCCCTCCATCTTCATTTCTCCTGTTCAG CAAAGAGACAAGGAAGGATCTGTCGAAAGAGAAGCCAGGAATCAGCAATGCCCAACTCACTGCTCTCATTTCGGTGAAGTGGAAAGATTTAAGTGAAGAACAGAAACAGAAATGGAACAGTGAGGCTGCAGAAGCTATGGAAATTTACAAGAAGGAAATTGCAGAGTATAACAAGAATGCTGCAGAGATCCCTAATGATAACTAG